In Fusarium musae strain F31 chromosome 7, whole genome shotgun sequence, a single window of DNA contains:
- the PEX6 gene encoding peroxisomal assembly protein (BUSCO:EOG09260VTN), with protein sequence MASSSKPALSSNRRRNRRRRQDKPAITAKLVLDDHIKSDVGIVSEDIFRDLFPHLGNAQLYQGATEDIHHIAIAPWIPNANPIDSPWSIVPIIESSALAPSTVRFSPSSASLQSFAVALQQVAPSKLSSHSRGGIEILVLDVAPVPLETVFVSLESELTKRLENGEGTFFRDHPASSKAKGADSTPDGRLVTSLRAALGSLKVVHAGDLFPLPLPPHPLTHVPPNPGKIMLCEPVAQGVLTESTKIILMRGRVHTKQIRRVASMSASQQLNGVPEDEDDTSNDQFYSAAEDRDKSGMTTEDMESATETEPDISDFDNEDELSDDSMDDMISLQAPTLPTTNASGISTLQPGTPMTVGTLRGRKTNGIATPGSVFSNFTATTARPDRPRGRLFKAQGLMEQIPTDLLHPKPSLEDDEEARIYVDVTSLSRIGCFSGDWVRIEASEEPPANGFGAFGLGSFGQVESEPAKWRPVRVYGLPEGYSQRPMTRIPSAKHGERRLSFFESQIQRPASPTAYASPILLANLDDAPYLRLAPLKKASYQGKGTIPRFTSAARPPYARDITIHHIRTPISAERAFQTAVLGGLKRYFAQKIRLVRSGDLIAVPVDAELGRTLQEMPGAGGSEVDDVMALTAGGQEGGKQPSKFDSVAWFKVGHIQIQKADEDEDGTAEAFWGSVACIDSSSVAMHGSGFETSRIPGVKQSTWQYYLGLKKTPKKASESTPAPIQEPELPYVSPLRRQLRELIAAATSARAIHLKMPPVAILLTSTHRNIGKLTLASGACSDMGLHTYKIDAYDILSEGSGSGSDVKTEGFLRTRAERAMSCGPDCCALLVQHVEALTADRIESTIKEILEDTRVLIATTNEVDKVPDGVRALFTHELEMTAPDEAERESILKSIISDRGVSLEPSIDLNSIALKTAALVAGDLVDVVERASIAQQSRLEQLSAKNTHDGTIITVRDVQVAGGPLARCLTKGDFEIAVEAARKNFSDSIGAPKIPNVTWDDVGGLNNVKEAVTETIQLPLERPELFAKGMKKRSGILFYGPPGTGKTLLAKAIATEYSLNFFSVKGPELLNMYIGESEANVRRVFQRARDARPCVVFFDELDSVAPKRGNQGDSGGVMDRIVSQLLAELDGMSGGDDGGGGVFVIGATNRPDLLDPALLRPGRFDKMLYLGVSDTNDKQQTILEALTRKFTLHPSVSLASVAEKLPFTYTGADFYALCSDAMLKAVTRQATAVDNKIRAINSDPATQHPISTAYYFDHYATPEDIAVMVQEEDFLAANDELVPSVSAGELAHYEHVRATFEGVREKEPENKPPPVQRVVSGASTSSKGKGKAVASGSSKGKGKAIALTSGDEFDEEDEVDDMNGSRSKGKGKAPMGFQDGTASDDDGLY encoded by the exons atggcGTCCTCTTCAAAGCCAGCTTTGAGTTCAAACAGGCGGAGGAACCGCAGACGTCGCCAGGACAAGCCTGCCATTACGGCAAAACTGGTGCTTGACGATCATATTAAGAGCGATGTCGGCATAGTATCCGAAGACATCTTTCGAGATCTCTTCCCCCATCTAGGTAACG CTCAACTCTACCAAGGCGCTACCGAAGACATTCACCACATTGCGATCGCTCCGTGGATACCCAATGCCAACCCTATCGATAGTCCGTGGTCAATTGTACCCATTATTGAGTCTTCTGCACTCGCGCCCTCGACCGTCCGATTCTCACCATCTTCTGCTTCCTTACAAAGCTTTGCCGTGGCGTTACAACAGGTCGCGCCATCCAAACTGTCAAGTCACAGCCGCGGCGGAATCGAGATTCTCGTGCTTGACGTGGCGCCCGTTCCTCTCGAGACCGTGTTTGTGAGCCTGGAGAGTGAATTGACGAAAAGGTTGGAGAATGGGGAGGGTACCTTCTTCCGAGACCATCCTGCCAGCTCCAAGGCGAAAGGTGCGGATTCAACACCGGATGGGCGTCTCGTGACTTCTCTCAGAGCTGCTCTGGGCAGTCTGAAGGTTGTACATGCTGGCGATTTATTTCCGCTTCCTCTTCCGCCGCACCCTCTTACACATGTGCCCCCAAATCCTGGAAAGATCATGCTGTGCGAGCCTGTTGCCCAAGGTGTTTTAACAGAGTCAACTAAGATTATTCTCATGCGCGGTCGTGTCCATACCAAGCAGATACGTCGCGTTGCTTCCATGAGCGCTAGCCAACAGCTTAATGGCGTTcccgaggatgaggatgataccAGCAACGACCAGTTCTATTCTGCAGCTGAGGATCGCGATAAGTCAGGAATGACGACCGAGGATATGGAGTCTGCGACCGAAACCGAGCCAGATATATCTGATTTCGACAACGAGGACGAATTATCAGACGATTCTATGGACGATATGATTTCTTTGCAAGCACCAACCTTGCCAACAACCAATGCCAGTGGTATATCAACGCTCCAGCCAGGCACGCCTATGACAGTTGGAACGCTACGTGGCAGGAAAACAAATGGAATTGCAACGCCTGGCTCCGTTTTCTCCAATTTCACTGCGACCACTGCTCGACCAGACCGACCCCGAGGTCGTCTCTTCAAGGCACAGGGTCTGATGGAACAAATTCCGACAGACCTTTTACATCCGAAGCCATCCTTagaagacgacgaggaagCGCGAATCTACGTCGATGTGACATCGCTGAGCCGTATTGGATGTTTTTCTGGAGATTGGGTACGAATAGAAGCTTCAGAAGAACCCCCTGCAAATGGATTCGGTGCATTTGGCCTTGGAAGTTTTGGACAAGTTGAGTCAGAGCCTGCCAAATGGCGACCCGTCCGAGTCTACGGTCTACCCGAAGGGTATTCGCAACGGCCAATGACTAGAATACCCAGTGCTAAACACGGTGAGAGAAGATTATCATTCTTCGAATCCCAGATTCAGCGGCCCGCCAGTCCCACGGCCTATGCATCACCTATCCTCCTAGCCAATCTGGACGATGCACCCTATCTACGTCTTGCGCCCTTGAAAAAGGCATCATATCAAGGCAAGGGGACAATCCCTCGGTTTACAAGTGCAGCTCGTCCGCCTTACGCTCGAGATATCACTATTCACCACATTCGAACTCCTATCTCTGCAGAGCGAGCTTTCCAAACCGCCGTTCTGGGTGGCCTCAAACGGTATTTTGCCCAGAAAATCCGCCTTGTTCGAAGCGGCGATCTTATCGCTGTCCCAGTCGACGCTGAGCTTGGCCGTACGCTTCAGGAGATGCCTGGCGCAGGAGGATCCGAAGTGGACGACGTGATGGCACTCACTGCTGGTGGACAGGAGGGAGGAAAGCAACCCTCCAAGTTCGACAGCGTAGCATGGTTCAAGGTTGGACATATCCAAATCCAGAAAGcggatgaggacgaagacGGAACTGCCGAGGCTTTCTGGGGATCAGTTGCGTGCATCGATAGTTCATCTGTTGCAATGCATGGTTCAGGCTTCGAAACAAGTCGTATACCAGGTGTCAAGCAGAGCACATGGCAATATTACCTTGGTCTCAAGAAGACACCCAAGAAGGCATCGGAGTCGACTCCAGCTCCAATTCAGGAACCCGAGTTGCCTTATGTGTCACCTCTCAGACGCCAGCTGAGGGAGTTGATTGCAGCAGCCACGAGCGCTAGAGCAATTCATCTGAAGATGCCCCCTGTCGCAATTCTGTTAACGTCTACACATCGAAATATTGGAAAGTTGACTCTGGCGTCAGGGGCTTGTTCCGATATGGGTCTTCATACATATAAAATCGACGCGTATGATATTCTCAGTGAGGGTAGCGGCAGTGGAAGCGATGTGAAAACTGAGGGCTTTCTTAGGACAAGAGCCGAGCGTGCCATGAGTTGTGGTCCCGATTGCTGTGCTTTACTTGTTCAGCACGTCGAGGCCCTCACTGCCGATCGCATTGAGTCAACGATCAAGGAGATTCTAGAGGACACACGAGTTTTGATTGCCACAACGAATGAGGTTGACAAAGTGCCTGATGGTGTTCGAGCCTTGTTTACACACGAGTTGGAAATGACAGCCCCTGACGAGGCGGAGCGTGAGTCTATTCTGaaatccatcatcagcgaTAGAGGTGTTAGTCTTGAGCCTTCGATCGACCTCAACTCAATCGCTCTTAAGACCGCTGCGCTCGTGGCTGGCGACTTGGTAGATGTTGTTGAGCGTGCCTCTATCGCTCAACAGTCACGACTGGAGCAGCTCTCAGCCAAGAATACACATGATGGCACGATTATCACGGTACGAGATGTGCAGGTTGCTGGTGGTCCCCTTGCCCGCTGCCTCACCAAGGGAGATTTTGAAattgctgttgaggctgctcGCAAGAACTTCTCTGACTCTATTGGTGCCCCGAAGATCCCCAATGTTACCTgggatgatgttggtggtcTCAATAACGTCAAGGAAGCCGTTACTGAGACCATTCAACTACCTCTTGAGCGTCCTGAGCTGTTTGCGAAGGGTATGAAGAAGCGATCAGGTATTCTCTTCTACGGTCCTCCCGGAACTGGAAAGACATTATTGGCCAAGGCGATCGCTACTGAATATAGTCTCAACTTCTTTAGTGTCAAGGGAccagagcttctcaacatgtATATCGGAGAGTCCGAAGCCAACGTTCGACGCGTGTTCCAACGTGCTCGCGATGCTAGACCTTGCGTTGTCTTCTTCGATGAGTTGGATTCAGTGGCACCCAAGCGTGGCAACCAAGGTGACAGTGGTGGTGTTATGGACCGCATTGTGTCCCAGCTTCTGGCAGAACTGGATGGTATGTCtggaggtgatgatggcggCGGTGGTGTTTTCGTTATTGGAGCAACCAACAGACCAGATCTTCTGGACCCTGCCCTTTTGCGACCTGGTCGATTTGATAAAATGCTTTACCTTGGTGTCTCTGACACCAATGACAAGCAGCAAACCATTCTGGAAGCTCTGACCAGAAA ATTCACACTTCATCCATCAGTATCCCTCGCTTCAGTGGCAGAGAAACTACCCTTCACATACACCGGTGCCGATTTCTATGCCCTGTGCAGTGATGCAATGCTGAAAGCTGTTACACGGCAAGCCACAGCTGTGGACAACAAGATTCGCGCCATCAATTCCGACCCAGCAACCCAACATCCAATTTCTACGGCATATTACTTTGACCACTACGCTACCCCTGAAGACATTGCTGTTATGGTTCAGGAAGAAGACTTCCTGGCGGCTAACGATGAGCTTGTGCCCAGTGTCAGTGCTGGCGAACTGGCTCACTATGAACACGTCCGGGCAACTTTTGAGGGAGTCCGAGAGAAGGAGCCGGAAAACAAACCACCTCCAGTCCAACGTGTTGTCTCAGGGgcgtcgacatcatcaaagggcaagggcaaggcgGTTGCTTCAGGATCGAGTAAGGGCAAAGGCAAGGCGATAGCATTGACAAGCGGCGACGAatttgatgaagaggacgaggtgGATGATATGAATGGCAGCAGATCCAAGGGCAAAGGCAAGGCACCTATGGGTTTCCAAGATGGAACAGCcagcgatgacgatggattGTATTAG
- a CDS encoding hypothetical protein (BUSCO:EOG092612MY) produces the protein MPQKPKAKPKAQQQPPQTEHQKIAEQWAKAERARAAQQAANAKFGLPPAEENVEVLERRREVLDKRRQNTYEKRWRWTAAFWVVLLAIHALGIWLFTSGFLLTRLVLEDKSNCTLPPIENTKGSLNVDRGCWHPKSFDRAVVVLIDALRYDFTVPEDPAQAQHFHNAFPYLYETAAKSPQNAFLRPFIADPPTATMQRLKGLTTGTLPTFVDVGSNFAGAAIEEDNLLMQLKDAGKKIAHLGDDTWWSLFPGYFEPNISKAYDSFNVWDLHTVDNGVIDNIFPLLNKERKGEWDLLIGHCLGVDHAGHRYGPDHPAMGAKLRQMDEFIRKLVESIDDKTLLVVMGDHGMDSKGDHGGESDDEVEAALWMYSKKPFFGRTSSDFAVPPPNAKVRPVNQIDLVPTLALLLGIPIPFNNLGGPIEEAFAGTKGNDWRNLNAVSRVAAAGIERYQASYHKARGLTQADGAESPAALWEAARAIAKNDRDAYVALTKFQETTLSVCKDLWARFDVPRMIMGIVVFGFGLVLLLMYSSREEEDEYVIMNDAELDYAEKKLELLAFKENEPETVEVLHKQILKGLWDPKILFAVSILTGVGLYRQQPIEGLVALVAVLFMAGLSSSLHDAGRTILNVFPSTFWGWLAVIFTVSQSIGFASNSYTIWEDSILLFFITTFGVASAVSAFRIEARRERYLGIYHSVAFIILGRFASYSKLCREEQMPYCTSTYYASSASSTSAIWQLAIPFAVCLILPAIMKSFLVTSRSYEGLAPTWIGYVIRGGLFLSALYWVIDAADNGGWLAGRLAEGTLKTIGVYLAQIVLALAFIAGSTAFVWAPPCVSLLQSAGAGGRPVVTIIGYGNAIGARYLLLPLNLLLGCFLLSKPMGGGALALMFWQILTLAEILDLNELKTSPIGPIMLAVLGNFYYFKTGHQAVLSSIQWDSAFIPLFSIRYPWTPIVVILNSFAGQIIAAASVPLLALWKVGPKQKGVLETATRGIGVFIIFYAVEALATMSWAGWLRRHLMLYRVFSPRFMLASTVLLVLDLVTILVTLTGLRSNTLSLGEVFGWAD, from the coding sequence CGACAAGAGACGGCAGAATACATATGAGAAGCGCTGGCGATGGACTGCTGCGTTTTGGGTCGTCTTGCTAGCTATCCACGCGCTCGGCATCTGGCTCTTTACAAGTGGTTTCTTGTTGACACGGCTGGTGCTGGAGGACAAGTCAAACTGCACACTACCTCCAATTGAGAACACCAAGGGCTCGTTGAATGTCGATCGCGGTTGCTGGCACCCTAAATCGTTCGACAGAGCCGTTGTCGTTCTAATTGACGCGCTTCGATACGACTTTACTGTTCCCGAGGATCCGGCGCAAGCTCAGCACTTCCACAATGCTTTCCCCTACCTCTACGAGACAGCTGCCAAATCGCCCCAGAATGCCTTCCTTCGCCCTTTTATCGCTGATCCCCCGACCGCTACGATGCAGAGACTCAAGGGTCTCACGACGGGAACATTGCCTActtttgttgatgttggaagCAACTTTGCTGGCGCGGCTATCGAGGAGGACAACTTGTTGATGCAGCTGAAGGACGCCGGCAAGAAGATTGCTCACCTTGGCGATGATACGTGGTGGTCTCTCTTCCCTGGTTACTTCGAGCCTAATATTAGCAAGGCTTATGACAGCTTCAACGTCTGGGATCTCCACACTGTTGATAACGGCGTTATTGACAACATCTTCCCACTATTGAACAAGGAGCGAAAGGGTGAATGGGATCTTCTTATTGGACattgtcttggtgttgatcatGCTGGCCACCGATACGGACCTGATCACCCTGCCATGGGAGCCAAGCTTCGCCAGATGGACGAGTTTATCCGCAAGCTTGTCGAGAGTATCGATGACAAGACACTTCTTGTTGTTATGGGAGATCACGGTATGGACAGCAAGGGTGACCACGGTGGTGAGAGCGACGACGAAGTTGAGGCTGCTCTCTGGATGTACTCAAAGAAGCCCTTCTTCGGCAGAACCTCTTCCGACTTTGCTGTTCCTCCCCCCAACGCCAAGGTTCGACCAGTGAACCAGATTGATCTCGTTCCTACCCTCGCGCTGCTTCTTGGTATTCCTATCCCCTTCAACAACCTGGGAGGACCAATTGAGGAGGCGTTTGCTGGTACTAAGGGCAACGACTGGCGTAACCTCAACGCTGTTTCGCGTGTCGCTGCAGCTGGAATTGAGAGATACCAAGCATCTTACCACAAGGCTCGGGGCCTGACTCAGGCCGACGGAGCCGAGTCTCCCGCTGCTCTTTGGGAGGCTGCTCGCGCTATTGCCAAGAATGATCGTGATGCTTACGTTGCCTTGACCAAGTTCCAGGAGACTACTCTGTCTGTCTGTAAGGACCTCTGGGCACGTTTCGATGTTCCTCGTATGATCATGGGTATTGTCGTCTTTGGGTTTGGTCTCgtcttgctcttgatgtaCTCTTCtcgggaggaagaagacgaataCGTTATTATGAATGATGCCGAGCTTGACTatgccgagaagaagctggaacTCTTGGCTTTCAAGGAGAACGAGCCTGAGACTGTGGAAGTCTTGCACAAGCAAATCCTCAAGGGCCTCTGGGACCCCAAGATTCTCTTTGCTGTCTCTATTCTTACAGGCGTAGGCCTGTATCGCCAGCAGCCTATCGAGGGCCTCGTTGCTCTCGTTGCCGTGCTCTTCATGGCTGGTCTCAGCTCTTCCCTGCATGACGCAGGTAGGACTATTCTCAATGTCTTCCCTTCGACTTTCTGGGGTTGGTTGGCTGTGATCTTCACTGTTAGCCAATCTATTGGATTTGCTTCCAACTCCTACACCATCTGGGAAGATTCAatccttctcttttttattaccaCTTTTGGTGTGGCTAGTGCCGTTTCTGCATTCCGTATTGAGGCTCGACGGGAGAGATATTTGGGCATTTACCACTCTGTTGCCTTCATCATTCTTGGCCGCTTCGCCTCCTACTCCAAGCTTTGTCGCGAGGAGCAGATGCCATACTGCACTTCTACATACTACGCCTCTTCGgcctcttcaacctctgCGATTTGGCAGCTTGCCATTCCTTTTGCTGTGTGCCTTATTCTTCCAGCCATTATGAAATCGTTCCTCGTCACAAGCAGGTCGTATGAGGGCCTTGCTCCAACTTGGATTGGCTATGTCATTCGCGGAGGCCTGTTCTTGTCTGCCTTGTACTGGGTTATCGATGCCGCTGACAATGGCGGATGGCTCGCGGGACGTCTCGCCGAAGGAACCCTAAAGACCATTGGAGTTTATCTAGCCCAGATTGTCCTCGCTCTCGCCTTCATTGCCGGAAGCACTGCTTTTGTTTGGGCACCCCCCTGCGTCTCCCTCCTTCAATCTGCTGGAGCTGGCGGTCGTCCTGTTGTTACTATTATTGGATATGGTAACGCTATTGGTGCTCGCTACTTGTTGCTCCCGCTCAACCTTCTTTTGGGGTGCTTCCTCCTTTCGAAGCCCATGGGCGGTGGTGCCCTTGCTCTTATGTTCTGGCAGATTCTTACCCTGGCTGAGATTTTGGATCTCAACGAACTCAAGACCAGCCCTATTGGACCTATCATGCTTGCTGTACTTGGAAACTTCTACTATTTCAAGACTGGCCACCAGGCTGTGCTGTCCAGCATTCAGTGGGATAGCGCTTTCATCCCTCTGTTTAGCATCCGCTACCCTTGGACCCCCATCGTGGTTATCCTCAACAGTTTTGCAGGCCAGATCATCGCTGCTGCGTCTGTACCACTACTCGCTCTGTGGAAGGTCGGCCCCAAGCAGAAGGGGGTTTTAGAGACAGCCACCCGCGGCATTggcgtcttcatcatcttctatgCCGTTGAAGCCCTGGCTACTATGAgctgggctggctggctgcGTCGTCACCTGATGCTCTACCGTGTCTTCAGCCCTCGCTTCATGCTTGCGAGCACTGTCTTGCTCGTTCTTGATCTGGTGACTATTCTCGTCACTCTGACTGGCCTGCGTAGCAACACCTTGTCCCTTGGCGAGGTGTTCGGATGGGCCGATTAG
- a CDS encoding hypothetical protein (EggNog:ENOG41) gives MQLSSIMIAAAGASVAAAQDYAAPPAAGLDTTTLTSTTTRVITLTQCNPTVTDCPLRTTTSTEVVITTSTAAPEVPTTSVYVPPTTSVYEPVVNTTSHELPTIISTPTISTTKKAPSAKTTFYPAGNTTTKAGPTAPGSYTTTKLPVPGSSTDVPGNPGYEAPSPSTVPTAGASGLIASSGFVGAAMVAALIALF, from the coding sequence ATGCAGTTGTCCAGCATCATGATTGCCGCCGCTGGCGCCTCGGTCGCCGCTGCTCAGGACTACGCCgctcctcctgctgctggTCTGGATACCACAACACTCACCTCGACCACTACCCGGGTTATCACTCTTACTCAGTGCAACCCTACTGTGACCGACTGCCCCCTTCGTACCACAACCTCGACTGAGGTTGTCATTACTACTTCGACTGCTGCGCCCGAGGTTCCTACCACCTCTGTCTACGTGCCCCCTACCACCAGCGTCTACGAGCCTGTTGTCAACACCACCAGTCACGAGCTGCCCACTATCATCAGCACCCCTACCAtcagcaccaccaagaaggctCCCTCTGCCAAGACCACCTTCTACCCTGCTGGCAACACTACCACCAAGGCTGGCCCTACTGCCCCTGGTTCttacaccaccaccaagctgCCCGTTCCTGGCAGCAGCACTGATGTTCCCGGAAACCCTGGCTATGAGGCACCCAGCCCTTCCACCGTGCCTACCGCCGGTGCCAGCGGCCTCATCGCGTCTTCAGGATTCGTCGGTGCTGCCATGGTCGCTGCCCTGATTGCTCTTTTCTAG
- a CDS encoding hypothetical protein (EggNog:ENOG41) — MTNLLTDPALFIFTSLTAGSSHIVTATSRLETILRANRVPFKAVDIAVDTKARLLWGRRAGKDKSGRPRKLPALVQEGWVLGDIVEIEEWNEYGELKEHVTIYFDEFTIPSINDKLPEPPLKRPIDLTGGLLASMTPSPVAKAVAAAAASAAAAPKPAPAAPPLPGAKAAASSAAPKASTEPKKEEKALPVRSVADEAAQKAKELRLKTLREKVHGKDGAKAKKDDTSAKETGKSKESGTPVAKTDGIQSPTSGSWAETDAGRNAIQSPTSGTWKESGPGSISSLKRASVEVSPDEAKAVEAKTAITEEPELEKKAEIKSDDDDSDDDEDETEEEEEEDTDEDSDEDSEEDEEEETKKPGVAPEPEAAAAAAPVETAEAAKDDKPKEESESTKKEIKKDSHKDSKKDSKKDHKKDVKKDTKKPVKKDPKETKKDVKKDPKKDSKKDTKKDTKKDTKKDTKKDSHKDSKKEVKKDAKK, encoded by the exons ATGACAAACCTTTTGACCGACCCCGCCCTCTTTATCTTCACCTCTTTGACAGCTGGCTCATCCCACATCGTCACGGCCACCTCACGTCTCGAGACCATCCTACGCGCCAACCGGGTTCCCTTCAAAGCCGTCGATATTGCCGTCGACACCAAGGCTCGCTTGCTATGGGGTCGAAGAGCCGGTAAAGACAAGAGCGGTCGCCCAAGGAAACTTCCTGCCCTCGTTCAGGAGGGCTGGGTTCTGGGT GATATTGTTGAAATCGAAGAATGGAACGAATATGGCGAGCTCAAGGAGCACGTCACGATTTACTTCGACGAATTCACCATCCCCTCCATCAACGATAAGCTTCCCGAGCCTCCCTTAAAACGGCCCATCGACCTTACCGGCGGCCTTCTTGCTTCCATGACCCCTTCGCCTGTCGCCAAGGCTGTAGCAGCTGCAGCCGCCAGCGCCGCCGCTGCTCCAAAGCCTGCTCCTGCTGCGCCCCCGCTACCGGGAGCCAAGGCCGCTGCATCCTCTGCGGCACCGAAGGCTTCTACAGAACctaagaaggaagagaaggcccTGCCTGTCCGATCCGTCGCCGACGAAGCTGCGCAAAAGGCTAAGGAACTTCGCCTGAAGACTCTGCGAGAAAAGGTCCATGGTAAGGATGGTGCGAAGGCTAAGAAGGACGACACAAGCGCAAAGGAGACTGGAAAATCTAAGGAATCAGGAACTCCTGTCGCAAAGACCGATGGCATTCAGTCGCCAACATCCGGTTCGTGGGCCGAGACGGATGCAGGACGAAACGCTATTCAGAGTCCAACAAGCGGCACTTGGAAGGAAAGCGGTCCAGGttcaatctcctccttgaaACGAGCCAGTGTGGAAGTGAGCCCGGACGAGGCTAAAGCTGTGGAAGCTAAGACGGCCATAACGGAAGAGCCCGAATTGGaaaagaaggctgagataAAGTcggacgatgatgattcggacgacgatgaggatgagaccgaagaggaggaggaagaggacacTGATGAGGATAGTGACGAGGAcagcgaagaagatgaggaagaagaaaccaAGAAGCCTGGGGTAGCGCCAGAACCCGaggcggcagcagcagcagcacctgTAGAAACGGCAGAAGCTGCTAAAGATGACAAGCCTAAAGAAGAGTCGGAGAGCACCAAGAAAGAGATCAAGAAAGACTCCCACAAAGACTCGAAGAAAGACTCGAAAAAGGACCACAAGAAAGATGTCAAGAAAGACACCAAGAAGCCAGTCAAGAAGGATCCTaaggagaccaagaaagACGTGAAGAAAGACCCCAAGAAGGATTCCAAGAAGGATACTAAGAAGGACACTAAGAAAGATACCAAGAAAGATACCAAGAAAGACTCCCACAAAGACTCGAAGAAAGAAGTCAAGAAGGATGCCAAGAAATAA
- the MT2 gene encoding Sphingolipid C9-methyltransferase 2, whose product MAEKSGVTGADFEFVKTPAYPKPDFDKLEDVGVPTTRYPAIKNAPLPADGSGADTFNNYVLISILVAVPWFLSRKVGGGLKTTIFFALIVDLPLLAAWWLVISSISPRKNEKVRLPNRGVEHYLEFKKEADRLKYRGSNKIPMETFHEMYFDGDVDFKGDCLEVMEYRHDWASFRFTIGLIKFFLFGMIPEVIMHTRSQDEEQVRDHYDRGDDFYGWFLGPRMIYTSGIISDINREETLEELQDNKLTVVCEKIGLNKGDSMLDIGCGWGTLARFASEQYGAHVTGVTLGRNQTAWGNSSMRKAGIPEEQSKILCMDYRDIPVPEGGYKKITSLEMSEHVGIRHFGSFLKQVHDMLDDDGVFFLQYAGLRKAWQYEDFTWGLFMNKYIFPGADASTPLGWVVDKLEGTGFEIKHIDTIGVHYSATLWRWYRNWMSNRDKVEAKYGKRWFRIWEYFLAYSTIISRQGSATCFQITLVKNINSTHRVEGIETQFAITGALDNCRADLQSWAQRNNVKTPSEYL is encoded by the exons ATGGCAGAGAAATCAGGCGTCACCGGCGCCGACTTCGAGTTTGTTAAAACTCCTGCTTATCCCAAGCctgactttgacaagcttgaggatgttggtgTTCCTACTACCAGG TATCCCGCCATCAAGAacgctcctcttcctgcCGATGGCTCTGGTGCCGATACCTTCAACAACTATGtcctcatctccatcctGGTAGCTGTCCCTTGGTTCCTCAGCCGAAAGGTTGGCGGTGGACTCAAgaccaccatcttcttcgccctcATCGTCGATCTTCCCCTGCTCGCCGCTTGGTGGCTTGTCATCTCCTCCATCAGCCCTCGCAAGAATGAGAAGGTTCGCCTTCCTAACCGTGGTGTCGAGCACTACCTCgagttcaagaaggaggccgaCCGCCTCAAGTACCGTGGCAGCAACAAGATCCCCATGGAGACCTTCCACGAGATGTACttcgatggtgatgttgatttcAAGGGTGACTGCCTCGAGGTTATGGAGTACCGCCACGACTGGGCCAGCTTCCGCTTCACCATTGGTCTCATCAAGTTCTTTCTCTTTGGCATGATTCCTGAGGTTATCATGCACACTCGCTCTCAGG ACGAGGAGCAGGTCCGTGACCACTACGACCGTGGTGATGACTTCTACGGCTGGTTCCTTGGTCCCCGCATGATCTACACTTCTGGCATCATCTCCGACATCAACCGCGAGGAGACTCTTGAGGAGCTCCAGGACAACAAGCTTACTGTCGTTTGCGAGAAGATTGGCCTCAACAAGGGTGACTCTATGCTTGATATTGGCTGTGGCTGGGGCACTCTTGCCCGCTTTGCCAGTGAGCAGTATGGCGCCCACGTCACCGGTGTCACTCTTGGCCGCAACCAGACCGCTTGGGGTAACAGCAGCATGCGCAAGGCCGGTATCCCCGAGGAGCAGAGCAAGATCCTCTGCATGGATTACCGTGATATTCCCGTTCCCGAGGGTGGCTACAAGAAGATCACCAGCCTTGAGATGTCTGAGCACGTTGGTATCCGCCACTTCGGTAGCTTCTTGAAGCAGGTCCACGacatgcttgatgatgatggtgtcttctttcttcagtACGCTGGTCTCCGTAAGGCTTGGCAATACGAGGATTTCACCTGGGGTCTTTTCATGAACAAGTACATTTTCCCTGGTGCTGACGCTTCTACTCCTCTCGGCTGGGTTGTCGACAAGCTGGAGGGTACCGGCTTCGAGATCAAGCACATCGATACCATCGGTGTTCACTACTCTGCTACTCTCTGGAGGTGGTACCGCAACTGGATGTCCAACCGCGACAAGGTTGAGGCCAAGTACGGCAAGCGATGGTTCCGTATCTGGGAGTACTTCCTGGCCTACTCCACCATCATCTCTCGCCAGGGTAGTGCTACTTGCTTCCAGATCACCCtggtcaagaacatcaactcCACCCACCGAGTTGAGGGCATTGAGACCCAGTTCGCCATCACCGGAGCTCTGGACAACTGCCGCGCTGATCTCCAGTCGTGGGCTCAGAGAAACAACGTCAAGACTCCCTCCGAGTACCTGTAA